One window of Athalia rosae chromosome 4, iyAthRosa1.1, whole genome shotgun sequence genomic DNA carries:
- the LOC105690224 gene encoding zinc finger protein 423 homolog isoform X6 — protein MLFKEALGTGSSSWHSEDGGPVSRRGGDTPSSCATPTSASFPSEPEAEGENGSHNDLNNPAAPYPCQFCDRSFPRLSYLKKHEQSHGDQMPYKCSWCARLFKHKRSRDRHVKLHTGDRRYRCTHCEAAFSRSDHLKIHMKTHDTQKPYQCTACSRGYNTAAALTSHMQSHKKHHGHNQGSKIESDFGRRSVSSHSTASPPVPNSPSPSLNLTLNARNQSKGSPMVPSASNTPILHSPMKLACMYCTRDSFTSMQQLQMHVHAMHRAILSGENLTMPSPGQMSEVSGLSRDKIFESREKTFNENDKKHAEDREKLVEGANLCVKKEYFDNSFSCGQCTMKFSNLSTLRDHLISIHRVDGFGATLMCPLCGIPCVSAAAYAEHYVLQHCDDRRINYAEKMDYSDFKSNSRIAARKAESIANSNKCSRDEREMIVKTNRELVAEPKMNSNGSYESKEQPADLTNKHVRPAEPYSAGTLLCGQCGAALKDFESFREHLARHLQADHRKEAAKNPCPKCEASFQDREEMLVHLTKHFLGQVTKEYVCGVCKKFYPHPDLLQRHLLDSHAHHLYRCALCRDTFDSRVAIQVHFAVKHSQECRIYRCNVCPATNNENSPGNSPGGANGNLFRSEAEMASHVRAVHAPPVTAIDSPMVLRSPSSTPSTLGANLRCVFCGVCCASDLELQLHLANHSASLYRCPICREGFAVEFLLDKHMQSHHIGNMPNAQSNAAQTAHENGRSATNSRTAHNPDEAVRIQKRGRSPASSNNNSLNQRDNNNKRPNYGSNAQHCELCERGEFANDAELQAHKKLAHTPPKAQNKSLATLSLTCAYCGEVCRSRSELESHTRIQHASNEPGGRHKCNICDEVCPSGSTLAEHKLQKHCKILVSDTCVVCRGTLNSESQFLEHVQRHSLENVDPQQRVDNSLPHLPSPCVICRQTLISDLECRLHARYHLRATSSQNSSPNLSRKSPNLSCCLCLREFPAEDFVSLPSNPASGASQSQLQVCKSCYVRHTQGLPILHSPYEHVRQGAKDERTWDQTRDKWDPKSRPHKDYGEPQESKVIATEDEIPRCEDCGVKFEAVEELEAHRIQEHPQREESHPKTYTCIQCQIPFATESEIQKHVRQEHLESMGKSCESLRCHLCPTEASSPLQLQAHLIEHTFAGCAALSCYICQALFTAPAGLQNHMLQQHGLGARPYDCSLCSLKFFFRAELDHHLITSHRGRDSASPRDHQLPSTAIVVKNFGAEKEVPEQRSQKVRVKDEVVAAVEEEDVNVDEQDDEGREQDQVEDQNLGAAGEGSEGKIEGGHQTERSAEKPES, from the exons atgctGTTCAAAG aagcTCTGGGCACCGGAAGTTCGTCGTGGCACAGCGAGGACGGTGGTCCGGTATCGAGAAGGGGTGGCGACACGCCATCTTCTTGCGCTACGCCGACGTCCGCCAGTTTTCCATCGGAACCGGAAGCGGAAGGTGAAAACGGTTCGCACAACGACCTCAACAATCCGGCGGCTCCTTACCCCTGCCAATTCTGCGACAGATCGTTCCCCAGGTTGAGTTACCTCAAGAAACATGAACAG AGCCACGGCGATCAGATGCCCTACAAATGCAGTTGGTGCGCAAGATTGTTCAAACATAAACGTAGCAGAGATCGACACGTTAAATTGCACACCGGCGACCGGAGATATCGATGCACGCACTGCGAGGCTGCTTTCTCCAGGAG CGACCACCTGAAGATCCACATGAAGACGCACGACACCCAAAAACCCTATCAATGCACCGCGTGTTCCAGAGGTTACAATACCGCCGCCGCTCTCACCTCCCACATGCAGTCGCACAAAAAGCATCACGGACACAATCAGGgctcgaaaattgaatcggaCTTCGGTCGGAGGAGCGTGTCGTCCCACAGCACCGCTTCGCCGCCCGTTCCGAATTCGCCTTCGCCGAGTTTGAATCTCACTTTGAACGCGAGAAACCAGAGCAAAGGCTCGCCGATGGTTCCTAGCGCCTCGAATACCCCGATTCTACACTCACCCATGAAACTCGCCTGCATGTACTGCACCAGAGACTCCTTCACCAGCATGCAACAACTCCAGATGCACGTCCACGCGATGCACCGAGCAATACTCAGCGGAGAAAACCTGACCATGCCGTCCCCGGGGCAAATGTCCGAGGTCTCAGGTCTCTCGAGGGACAAGATCTTCGAGAGTCGGGAGAAGACGTTCAACGAAAACGACAAGAAACACGCGGAGGACCGTGAGAAGCTCGTCGAAGGCGCTAATCTATGCGTGAAGAAGGAGTACTTCGACAATAGCTTCTCGTGCGGACAGTGTaccatgaaattttcgaacctgAGCACGCTCAGGGATCATTTGATATCGATTCACCGCGTCGACGGGTTCGGGGCGACCCTGATGTGCCCTCTGTGCGGAATTCCCTGTGTGTCCGCCGCCGCTTACGCCGAACACTACGTTCTCCAACACTGCGACGATCGGAGGATAAATTACGCGGAAAAAATGGACTACTCCGACTTCAAGAGTAACTCGAGGATCGCTGCTCGCAAAGCGGAATCAATCGCCAACAGTAACAAGTGTtcgagagacgagagagaaatgaTCGTTAAAACGAACAGAGAGCTGGTCGCCGAGCCCAAGATGAACTCGAACGGCAGCTACGAATCGAAGGAACAACCCGCGGATCTTACCAACAAACACGTAAGACCCGCCGAACCTTATTCGGCGGGTACTCTGCTTTGCGGGCAGTGCGGAGCCGCTTTGAAGGATTTCGAATCCTTCAGAGAGCACTTGGCCAGACATTTGCAAGCCGATCATCGTAAGGAAGCGGCGAAGAATCCGTGTCCGAAATGCGAGGCGTCCTTCCAGGACAGAGAAGAGATGCTCGTGCATTTGACGAAACATTTTCTCGGTCAGGTGACCAAGGAGTACGTGTGCGGGGtgtgcaaaaaattttatccccaCCCTGACCTCCTGCAAAGGCATCTGCTCGACTCCCATGCCCACCATTTGTACAGGTGCGCTTTGTGCAGGGACACGTTCGACTCCAGAGTGGCCATCCAGGTTCACTTCGCCGTCAAACATAGTCAGGAGTGTCGCATATACCGATGCAACGTATGCCCGGCGACAAACAACGAAAACTCCCCGGGGAACTCACCGGGTGGTGCGAACGGTAACCTGTTCCGCAGCGAGGCCGAGATGGCATCTCACGTGAGAGCGGTCCATGCGCCTCCCGTTACCGCTATCGACAGTCCGATGGTACTCAGGAGTCCGTCGAGCACACCGAGTACATTGGGGGCTAATTTGAGGTGTGTGTTCTGCGGCGTTTGCTGCGCTTCCGATCTCGAACTTCAGTTGCACCTGGCGAATCACTCGGCTAGTTTGTACCGTTGCCCGATTTGCCGGGAGGGTTTCGCGGTGGAATTCTTACTCGATAAACACATGCAGTCCCATCACATCGGCAATATGCCGAACGCGCAAAGCAACGCGGCGCAGACCGCCCACGAAAACGGCAGATCAGCTACGAATTCCAGGACCGCTCACAACCCGGACGAGGCCGTCAGGATCCAGAAGAGGGGCAGGTCGCCCGCGAGCAGTAACAATAATTCCCTCAACCAAAGggacaacaataataaaagaCCTAATTACGGTAGCAACGCGCAGCATTGCGAACTATGCGAAAGAGGGGAGTTCGCGAACGACGCCGAACTGCAAGCCCACAAAAAGCTAGCTCACACGCCGCCTAAGGCGCAAAACAAGTCGTTGGCTACTCTGAGCCTGACGTGCGCCTACTGCGGAGAAGTTTGCCGATCGAGAAGCGAACTCGAGTCGCACACTAGGATACAACACGCTTCGAATGAACCGGGAGGTCGACACAAGTGCAACATATGCGACGAGGTCTGTCCATCTGGATCCACCCTCGCCGAGCATAAGCTACAGAAACACTGTAAGATTCTGGTAAGTGACACGTGCGTCGTGTGCCGTGGAACCCTCAACTCTGAAAGCCAGTTTCTCGAGCACGTGCAACGACATAGTCTGGAGAATGTCGACCCCCAGCAGAGGGTCGATAACTCGTTACCTCATCTCCCATCGCCCTGCGTTATCTGTCGTCAAACGCTCATCAGCGACTTGGAATGCCGTTTGCACGCAAG GTACCACCTGAGAGCGACTAGTTCGCAGAATTCGAGTCCTAATCTGAGCCGCAAGTCCCCGAATTTGAGCTGCTGCCTTTGCCTGCGTGAATTTCCCGCTGAAGACTTTGTCAGTTTACCTTCGAATCCTGCCAGTGGCGCGAGCCAGTCGCAGCTCCAGGTGTGCAAGTCCTGCTACGTCCGACACACCCAGGGCTTACCGATTCTCCATTCGCCCTACGAACACGTTAGGCAGGGAGCGAAGGACGAACGTACTTGGGACCAAACGAGAGACAAATGGGACCCGAAGTCGCGTCCTCATAAGGATTACGGCGAGCCGCAGGAATCGAAGGTCATCGCTACGGAAGACGAAATACCGAGGTGTGAAGATTGCGGTGTTAAGTTTGAAGCCGTAGAAGAATTGGAAGCCCACAGGATACAGGAACATCCGCAGCGCGAGGAAAGTCATCCAAAAACTTACACCTGCATTCAATGCCAG ATTCCTTTCGCGACGGAAAGTGAGATACAGAAACACGTGAGGCAGGAGCATCTCGAGTCTATGGGAAAATCCTGCGAATCTTTAAGGTGTCATTTATGCCCCACCGAGGCTTCGAGTCCCTTACAACTCCAAGCGCACTTGATTGAGCACACTTTCGCCGGTTGTGCAGCCCTAAGTTGTTACATTTGTCAGGCCTTGTTCACGGCGCCCGCCGGACTGCAG AACCACATGCTTCAGCAACACGGTCTAGGTGCTCGTCCTTACGACTGCAGTTTATGTAGTCTGAAATTCTTCTTCCGTGCAGAACTTGATCATCACCTCATCACTTCGCATCGTGGACGAGATTCAGCGTCACCGCGCGATCATCAGCTGCCTTCAACTGCAATTgtagtaaaaaattttggggCCGAGAAGGAAGTCCCCGAACAGAGAAGTCAAAAGGTCAGAGTGAAAGACGAGGTGGTGGCTGCGGTAGAGGAGGAAGATGTTAACGTCGACGAGCAGGATGACGAAGGACGAGAACAGGACCAAGTCGAAGATCAAAATCTCGGAGCGGCGGGTGAAGGGAGTGAAGGTAAAATAGAGGGGGGGCACCAGACGGAAAGATCAGCTGAAAAACCTGAATCGTGA
- the LOC105690224 gene encoding zinc finger protein 423 homolog isoform X5, whose protein sequence is MLFKGNSSRLELLIGKIQAHKESPSPPQDEKCHPKSKEALGTGSSSWHSEDGGPVSRRGGDTPSSCATPTSASFPSEPEAEGENGSHNDLNNPAAPYPCQFCDRSFPRLSYLKKHEQSHGDQMPYKCSWCARLFKHKRSRDRHVKLHTGDRRYRCTHCEAAFSRSDHLKIHMKTHDTQKPYQCTACSRGYNTAAALTSHMQSHKKHHGHNQGSKIESDFGRRSVSSHSTASPPVPNSPSPSLNLTLNARNQSKGSPMVPSASNTPILHSPMKLACMYCTRDSFTSMQQLQMHVHAMHRAILSGENLTMPSPGQMSEVSGLSRDKIFESREKTFNENDKKHAEDREKLVEGANLCVKKEYFDNSFSCGQCTMKFSNLSTLRDHLISIHRVDGFGATLMCPLCGIPCVSAAAYAEHYVLQHCDDRRINYAEKMDYSDFKSNSRIAARKAESIANSNKCSRDEREMIVKTNRELVAEPKMNSNGSYESKEQPADLTNKHVRPAEPYSAGTLLCGQCGAALKDFESFREHLARHLQADHRKEAAKNPCPKCEASFQDREEMLVHLTKHFLGQVTKEYVCGVCKKFYPHPDLLQRHLLDSHAHHLYRCALCRDTFDSRVAIQVHFAVKHSQECRIYRCNVCPATNNENSPGNSPGGANGNLFRSEAEMASHVRAVHAPPVTAIDSPMVLRSPSSTPSTLGANLRCVFCGVCCASDLELQLHLANHSASLYRCPICREGFAVEFLLDKHMQSHHIGNMPNAQSNAAQTAHENGRSATNSRTAHNPDEAVRIQKRGRSPASSNNNSLNQRDNNNKRPNYGSNAQHCELCERGEFANDAELQAHKKLAHTPPKAQNKSLATLSLTCAYCGEVCRSRSELESHTRIQHASNEPGGRHKCNICDEVCPSGSTLAEHKLQKHCKILVSDTCVVCRGTLNSESQFLEHVQRHSLENVDPQQRVDNSLPHLPSPCVICRQTLISDLECRLHARYHLRATSSQNSSPNLSRKSPNLSCCLCLREFPAEDFVSLPSNPASGASQSQLQVCKSCYVRHTQGLPILHSPYEHVRQGAKDERTWDQTRDKWDPKSRPHKDYGEPQESKVIATEDEIPRCEDCGVKFEAVEELEAHRIQEHPQREESHPKTYTCIQCQIPFATESEIQKHVRQEHLESMGKSCESLRCHLCPTEASSPLQLQAHLIEHTFAGCAALSCYICQALFTAPAGLQNHMLQQHGLGARPYDCSLCSLKFFFRAELDHHLITSHRGRDSASPRDHQLPSTAIVVKNFGAEKEVPEQRSQKVRVKDEVVAAVEEEDVNVDEQDDEGREQDQVEDQNLGAAGEGSEGKIEGGHQTERSAEKPES, encoded by the exons atgctGTTCAAAGGTAATAGCTCCAGGCTCGAACTGCTGATCGGAAAAATACAAGCGCACAAGGAATCGCCGTCGCCACCGCAGGACGAAAAATGTCACCCAAAATCCAAAG aagcTCTGGGCACCGGAAGTTCGTCGTGGCACAGCGAGGACGGTGGTCCGGTATCGAGAAGGGGTGGCGACACGCCATCTTCTTGCGCTACGCCGACGTCCGCCAGTTTTCCATCGGAACCGGAAGCGGAAGGTGAAAACGGTTCGCACAACGACCTCAACAATCCGGCGGCTCCTTACCCCTGCCAATTCTGCGACAGATCGTTCCCCAGGTTGAGTTACCTCAAGAAACATGAACAG AGCCACGGCGATCAGATGCCCTACAAATGCAGTTGGTGCGCAAGATTGTTCAAACATAAACGTAGCAGAGATCGACACGTTAAATTGCACACCGGCGACCGGAGATATCGATGCACGCACTGCGAGGCTGCTTTCTCCAGGAG CGACCACCTGAAGATCCACATGAAGACGCACGACACCCAAAAACCCTATCAATGCACCGCGTGTTCCAGAGGTTACAATACCGCCGCCGCTCTCACCTCCCACATGCAGTCGCACAAAAAGCATCACGGACACAATCAGGgctcgaaaattgaatcggaCTTCGGTCGGAGGAGCGTGTCGTCCCACAGCACCGCTTCGCCGCCCGTTCCGAATTCGCCTTCGCCGAGTTTGAATCTCACTTTGAACGCGAGAAACCAGAGCAAAGGCTCGCCGATGGTTCCTAGCGCCTCGAATACCCCGATTCTACACTCACCCATGAAACTCGCCTGCATGTACTGCACCAGAGACTCCTTCACCAGCATGCAACAACTCCAGATGCACGTCCACGCGATGCACCGAGCAATACTCAGCGGAGAAAACCTGACCATGCCGTCCCCGGGGCAAATGTCCGAGGTCTCAGGTCTCTCGAGGGACAAGATCTTCGAGAGTCGGGAGAAGACGTTCAACGAAAACGACAAGAAACACGCGGAGGACCGTGAGAAGCTCGTCGAAGGCGCTAATCTATGCGTGAAGAAGGAGTACTTCGACAATAGCTTCTCGTGCGGACAGTGTaccatgaaattttcgaacctgAGCACGCTCAGGGATCATTTGATATCGATTCACCGCGTCGACGGGTTCGGGGCGACCCTGATGTGCCCTCTGTGCGGAATTCCCTGTGTGTCCGCCGCCGCTTACGCCGAACACTACGTTCTCCAACACTGCGACGATCGGAGGATAAATTACGCGGAAAAAATGGACTACTCCGACTTCAAGAGTAACTCGAGGATCGCTGCTCGCAAAGCGGAATCAATCGCCAACAGTAACAAGTGTtcgagagacgagagagaaatgaTCGTTAAAACGAACAGAGAGCTGGTCGCCGAGCCCAAGATGAACTCGAACGGCAGCTACGAATCGAAGGAACAACCCGCGGATCTTACCAACAAACACGTAAGACCCGCCGAACCTTATTCGGCGGGTACTCTGCTTTGCGGGCAGTGCGGAGCCGCTTTGAAGGATTTCGAATCCTTCAGAGAGCACTTGGCCAGACATTTGCAAGCCGATCATCGTAAGGAAGCGGCGAAGAATCCGTGTCCGAAATGCGAGGCGTCCTTCCAGGACAGAGAAGAGATGCTCGTGCATTTGACGAAACATTTTCTCGGTCAGGTGACCAAGGAGTACGTGTGCGGGGtgtgcaaaaaattttatccccaCCCTGACCTCCTGCAAAGGCATCTGCTCGACTCCCATGCCCACCATTTGTACAGGTGCGCTTTGTGCAGGGACACGTTCGACTCCAGAGTGGCCATCCAGGTTCACTTCGCCGTCAAACATAGTCAGGAGTGTCGCATATACCGATGCAACGTATGCCCGGCGACAAACAACGAAAACTCCCCGGGGAACTCACCGGGTGGTGCGAACGGTAACCTGTTCCGCAGCGAGGCCGAGATGGCATCTCACGTGAGAGCGGTCCATGCGCCTCCCGTTACCGCTATCGACAGTCCGATGGTACTCAGGAGTCCGTCGAGCACACCGAGTACATTGGGGGCTAATTTGAGGTGTGTGTTCTGCGGCGTTTGCTGCGCTTCCGATCTCGAACTTCAGTTGCACCTGGCGAATCACTCGGCTAGTTTGTACCGTTGCCCGATTTGCCGGGAGGGTTTCGCGGTGGAATTCTTACTCGATAAACACATGCAGTCCCATCACATCGGCAATATGCCGAACGCGCAAAGCAACGCGGCGCAGACCGCCCACGAAAACGGCAGATCAGCTACGAATTCCAGGACCGCTCACAACCCGGACGAGGCCGTCAGGATCCAGAAGAGGGGCAGGTCGCCCGCGAGCAGTAACAATAATTCCCTCAACCAAAGggacaacaataataaaagaCCTAATTACGGTAGCAACGCGCAGCATTGCGAACTATGCGAAAGAGGGGAGTTCGCGAACGACGCCGAACTGCAAGCCCACAAAAAGCTAGCTCACACGCCGCCTAAGGCGCAAAACAAGTCGTTGGCTACTCTGAGCCTGACGTGCGCCTACTGCGGAGAAGTTTGCCGATCGAGAAGCGAACTCGAGTCGCACACTAGGATACAACACGCTTCGAATGAACCGGGAGGTCGACACAAGTGCAACATATGCGACGAGGTCTGTCCATCTGGATCCACCCTCGCCGAGCATAAGCTACAGAAACACTGTAAGATTCTGGTAAGTGACACGTGCGTCGTGTGCCGTGGAACCCTCAACTCTGAAAGCCAGTTTCTCGAGCACGTGCAACGACATAGTCTGGAGAATGTCGACCCCCAGCAGAGGGTCGATAACTCGTTACCTCATCTCCCATCGCCCTGCGTTATCTGTCGTCAAACGCTCATCAGCGACTTGGAATGCCGTTTGCACGCAAG GTACCACCTGAGAGCGACTAGTTCGCAGAATTCGAGTCCTAATCTGAGCCGCAAGTCCCCGAATTTGAGCTGCTGCCTTTGCCTGCGTGAATTTCCCGCTGAAGACTTTGTCAGTTTACCTTCGAATCCTGCCAGTGGCGCGAGCCAGTCGCAGCTCCAGGTGTGCAAGTCCTGCTACGTCCGACACACCCAGGGCTTACCGATTCTCCATTCGCCCTACGAACACGTTAGGCAGGGAGCGAAGGACGAACGTACTTGGGACCAAACGAGAGACAAATGGGACCCGAAGTCGCGTCCTCATAAGGATTACGGCGAGCCGCAGGAATCGAAGGTCATCGCTACGGAAGACGAAATACCGAGGTGTGAAGATTGCGGTGTTAAGTTTGAAGCCGTAGAAGAATTGGAAGCCCACAGGATACAGGAACATCCGCAGCGCGAGGAAAGTCATCCAAAAACTTACACCTGCATTCAATGCCAG ATTCCTTTCGCGACGGAAAGTGAGATACAGAAACACGTGAGGCAGGAGCATCTCGAGTCTATGGGAAAATCCTGCGAATCTTTAAGGTGTCATTTATGCCCCACCGAGGCTTCGAGTCCCTTACAACTCCAAGCGCACTTGATTGAGCACACTTTCGCCGGTTGTGCAGCCCTAAGTTGTTACATTTGTCAGGCCTTGTTCACGGCGCCCGCCGGACTGCAG AACCACATGCTTCAGCAACACGGTCTAGGTGCTCGTCCTTACGACTGCAGTTTATGTAGTCTGAAATTCTTCTTCCGTGCAGAACTTGATCATCACCTCATCACTTCGCATCGTGGACGAGATTCAGCGTCACCGCGCGATCATCAGCTGCCTTCAACTGCAATTgtagtaaaaaattttggggCCGAGAAGGAAGTCCCCGAACAGAGAAGTCAAAAGGTCAGAGTGAAAGACGAGGTGGTGGCTGCGGTAGAGGAGGAAGATGTTAACGTCGACGAGCAGGATGACGAAGGACGAGAACAGGACCAAGTCGAAGATCAAAATCTCGGAGCGGCGGGTGAAGGGAGTGAAGGTAAAATAGAGGGGGGGCACCAGACGGAAAGATCAGCTGAAAAACCTGAATCGTGA